The Corvus cornix cornix isolate S_Up_H32 chromosome 26, ASM73873v5, whole genome shotgun sequence genome includes a region encoding these proteins:
- the ST7L gene encoding suppressor of tumorigenicity 7 protein-like isoform X5, whose protein sequence is MAEGGGSGGSGRGPPCPGAASAFRRWEQLRRRAATPWARGLLAVAAGLGLLYAVLRVPVRLRDGLAAATMFLSTLTPKFYFALTVTSSFISGLIFVFEWWHFRKYGTSFIEQVSVSHLRPLIGGAENSPPAPAAFSAGENETSRQNMPECKVWRNPLNLFRGAEYSRYMWVTGKEPLTYYDMNLSAQDHQTFFTCDTDVLRPSDTVMQKAWRERSPQARIKAAYQALELNNDCATAYVLLAEEEATTIVDAEKYFKQALKAGEMIYRKSQNCHSQSPQHEAQLRRDTNVLVYVKRRLAMCARKLGRIREAVKMMRDLMKEFPLLSMLNIHENLLEALLELQAYADVQAVLAKYDDISLPKSAAICYTAALLKARAVSERFSPETASKRGLSTAEINAVEAIHRAVEFNPHVPKYLLEMKSLVLPPEHILKRGDSEAVAYAFFHLQHWKRIEGALNLLHCTWEGTFRMIPYPLEKGHLFYPYPSCTETADRELLPTMLALLTHQFPELMVTFVKAVLRVLWPVSAPSVLASS, encoded by the exons ATGGCGGAGGGTGGCGGTAGCGGTGGCAGCGGCCGGGGGCCGCCGTGCCCCGGGGCGGCCTCGGCGTTCCGGCGCTGGGAGCAGctgcggcggcgggcggcgacGCCCTGGGCCCGCGGGCTCCTGGCCGTGGCCGCCGGGCTCGGGCTCTTATACGCGGTGCTGCGGGTGCCGGTGCGACTCCGGGACGGCCTGGCCGCGG CGACCATGTTCTTAAGCACTTTGACTCCAAAATTCTACTTTGCCCTTACAGTGACTTCATCTTTTATATCTGGACTGATATTT GTGTTTGAGTGGTGGCACTTCCGGAAATACGGCACATCTTTCATTGAGCAGGTTTCTGTGAGCCATTTGAGGCCACTCATTGGGGGTGCAGAGAacagccccccagccccggcagcTTTCTCGGCGGGGGAGAATGAGACCAGCAGGCAGAACATGCCAG AGTGCAAAGTATGGCGAAATCCTCTCAATCTATTCAGAGGGGCAGAGTATAGCAG GTACATGTGGGTGACTGGGAAGGAGCCTCTTACTTACTATGACATGAATTTGTCTGCTCAAGATCATCAAACCTTCTTCACATGTGACACGGATGTCCTTCGGCCTTCGGATACAG TTATGCAGAAAGCGTGGCGAGAGAGGAGCCCGCAAGCCCGGATTAAAGCAGCATATCAAGCTCTAGAGTTGAACAATGA TTGTGCTACTGCGTATGTCCTTCTGGCTGAGGAGGAAGCAACAACTATTGTGGATgctgagaaatatttcaagcaggctctgaaagcaggagaaatgaTTTACAGAAAATCTCAGAACTGCCATTCCCAGAGCCCCCAGCATGAAGCACAGCTGA GAAGAGACACCAATGTATTGGTGTATGTGAAAAGGAGACTAGCTATGTGTGCCAGGAAACTTGGAAGAATACGAGAAGCAGTAAAAATGATGAGAGAT CTGATGAAAGAGTTTCCACTTCTGAGTATGCTGAATATCCATGAAAACCTCCTGGAGGCTCTTCTGGAGTTACAGGCTTATGCAGACGTCCAGGCAGTTTTAGCCAAGTATGATG ataTCAGTCTTCCCAAATCAGCAGCAATATGTtacacagcagctctgctaaaAGCCAGAGCTGTTTCAGAAAG GTTCTCCCCAGAAACCGCCTCCAAGAGAGGGCTTAGTACAGCAGAAATTAATGCTGTGGAAGCAATTCACAGAGCTGTGGAATTTAACCCTCATGTTCCAAAG tatttACTAGAAATGAAAAGCCTagtgctgcctccagagcaCATTCTGAAGCGAGGGGACAGTGAGGCAGTAGCCTATGCTTTTTTTCACCTCCAGCACTGGAAGAGGATAGAAGGAGCCCTAAATCTGCTACACTGCACTTGGGAAGGCA CATTTAGGATGATCCCATACCCGTTAGAGAAAGGCCATCTTTTCTATCCCTATCCGAGCTGTACCGAAACAGCAGACAGGGAGCTGTTGCCAA CCATGCTGGCCCTCCTTACCCACCAGTTCCCTGAGCTGATGGTCACTTTTGTGAAAGCT
- the ST7L gene encoding suppressor of tumorigenicity 7 protein-like isoform X2: protein MAEGGGSGGSGRGPPCPGAASAFRRWEQLRRRAATPWARGLLAVAAGLGLLYAVLRVPVRLRDGLAAATMFLSTLTPKFYFALTVTSSFISGLIFVFEWWHFRKYGTSFIEQVSVSHLRPLIGGAENSPPAPAAFSAGENETSRQNMPECKVWRNPLNLFRGAEYSRYMWVTGKEPLTYYDMNLSAQDHQTFFTCDTDVLRPSDTVMQKAWRERSPQARIKAAYQALELNNDCATAYVLLAEEEATTIVDAEKYFKQALKAGEMIYRKSQNCHSQSPQHEAQLRRDTNVLVYVKRRLAMCARKLGRIREAVKMMRDLMKEFPLLSMLNIHENLLEALLELQAYADVQAVLAKYDDISLPKSAAICYTAALLKARAVSERFSPETASKRGLSTAEINAVEAIHRAVEFNPHVPKYLLEMKSLVLPPEHILKRGDSEAVAYAFFHLQHWKRIEGALNLLHCTWEGTFRMIPYPLEKGHLFYPYPSCTETADRELLPTFHEVSVYPQKELPFFIHFTAGLCSFSAMLALLTHQFPELMVTFVKAVLRVLWPVSAPSVLASS, encoded by the exons ATGGCGGAGGGTGGCGGTAGCGGTGGCAGCGGCCGGGGGCCGCCGTGCCCCGGGGCGGCCTCGGCGTTCCGGCGCTGGGAGCAGctgcggcggcgggcggcgacGCCCTGGGCCCGCGGGCTCCTGGCCGTGGCCGCCGGGCTCGGGCTCTTATACGCGGTGCTGCGGGTGCCGGTGCGACTCCGGGACGGCCTGGCCGCGG CGACCATGTTCTTAAGCACTTTGACTCCAAAATTCTACTTTGCCCTTACAGTGACTTCATCTTTTATATCTGGACTGATATTT GTGTTTGAGTGGTGGCACTTCCGGAAATACGGCACATCTTTCATTGAGCAGGTTTCTGTGAGCCATTTGAGGCCACTCATTGGGGGTGCAGAGAacagccccccagccccggcagcTTTCTCGGCGGGGGAGAATGAGACCAGCAGGCAGAACATGCCAG AGTGCAAAGTATGGCGAAATCCTCTCAATCTATTCAGAGGGGCAGAGTATAGCAG GTACATGTGGGTGACTGGGAAGGAGCCTCTTACTTACTATGACATGAATTTGTCTGCTCAAGATCATCAAACCTTCTTCACATGTGACACGGATGTCCTTCGGCCTTCGGATACAG TTATGCAGAAAGCGTGGCGAGAGAGGAGCCCGCAAGCCCGGATTAAAGCAGCATATCAAGCTCTAGAGTTGAACAATGA TTGTGCTACTGCGTATGTCCTTCTGGCTGAGGAGGAAGCAACAACTATTGTGGATgctgagaaatatttcaagcaggctctgaaagcaggagaaatgaTTTACAGAAAATCTCAGAACTGCCATTCCCAGAGCCCCCAGCATGAAGCACAGCTGA GAAGAGACACCAATGTATTGGTGTATGTGAAAAGGAGACTAGCTATGTGTGCCAGGAAACTTGGAAGAATACGAGAAGCAGTAAAAATGATGAGAGAT CTGATGAAAGAGTTTCCACTTCTGAGTATGCTGAATATCCATGAAAACCTCCTGGAGGCTCTTCTGGAGTTACAGGCTTATGCAGACGTCCAGGCAGTTTTAGCCAAGTATGATG ataTCAGTCTTCCCAAATCAGCAGCAATATGTtacacagcagctctgctaaaAGCCAGAGCTGTTTCAGAAAG GTTCTCCCCAGAAACCGCCTCCAAGAGAGGGCTTAGTACAGCAGAAATTAATGCTGTGGAAGCAATTCACAGAGCTGTGGAATTTAACCCTCATGTTCCAAAG tatttACTAGAAATGAAAAGCCTagtgctgcctccagagcaCATTCTGAAGCGAGGGGACAGTGAGGCAGTAGCCTATGCTTTTTTTCACCTCCAGCACTGGAAGAGGATAGAAGGAGCCCTAAATCTGCTACACTGCACTTGGGAAGGCA CATTTAGGATGATCCCATACCCGTTAGAGAAAGGCCATCTTTTCTATCCCTATCCGAGCTGTACCGAAACAGCAGACAGGGAGCTGTTGCCAA catttCATGAAGTCTCCGTTTACCCCCAGAAGGAGCTTCCCTTTTTCATCCATTTCACAGCAGGCCTGTGTTCCTTTTCAGCCATGCTGGCCCTCCTTACCCACCAGTTCCCTGAGCTGATGGTCACTTTTGTGAAAGCT
- the ST7L gene encoding suppressor of tumorigenicity 7 protein-like isoform X4, whose protein sequence is MAEGGGSGGSGRGPPCPGAASAFRRWEQLRRRAATPWARGLLAVAAGLGLLYAVLRVPVRLRDGLAAATMFLSTLTPKFYFALTVTSSFISGLIFVFEWWHFRKYGTSFIEQVSVSHLRPLIGGAENSPPAPAAFSAGENETSRQNMPECKVWRNPLNLFRGAEYSRYMWVTGKEPLTYYDMNLSAQDHQTFFTCDTDVLRPSDTVMQKAWRERSPQARIKAAYQALELNNDCATAYVLLAEEEATTIVDAEKYFKQALKAGEMIYRKSQNCHSQSPQHEAQLRRDTNVLVYVKRRLAMCARKLGRIREAVKMMRDLMKEFPLLSMLNIHENLLEALLELQAYADVQAVLAKYDDISLPKSAAICYTAALLKARAVSERFSPETASKRGLSTAEINAVEAIHRAVEFNPHVPKYLLEMKSLVLPPEHILKRGDSEAVAYAFFHLQHWKRIEGALNLLHCTWEGTFHEVSVYPQKELPFFIHFTAGLCSFSAMLALLTHQFPELMVTFVKAMIVLMIPFLMFSEGFRKPVLRVLWPVSAPSVLASS, encoded by the exons ATGGCGGAGGGTGGCGGTAGCGGTGGCAGCGGCCGGGGGCCGCCGTGCCCCGGGGCGGCCTCGGCGTTCCGGCGCTGGGAGCAGctgcggcggcgggcggcgacGCCCTGGGCCCGCGGGCTCCTGGCCGTGGCCGCCGGGCTCGGGCTCTTATACGCGGTGCTGCGGGTGCCGGTGCGACTCCGGGACGGCCTGGCCGCGG CGACCATGTTCTTAAGCACTTTGACTCCAAAATTCTACTTTGCCCTTACAGTGACTTCATCTTTTATATCTGGACTGATATTT GTGTTTGAGTGGTGGCACTTCCGGAAATACGGCACATCTTTCATTGAGCAGGTTTCTGTGAGCCATTTGAGGCCACTCATTGGGGGTGCAGAGAacagccccccagccccggcagcTTTCTCGGCGGGGGAGAATGAGACCAGCAGGCAGAACATGCCAG AGTGCAAAGTATGGCGAAATCCTCTCAATCTATTCAGAGGGGCAGAGTATAGCAG GTACATGTGGGTGACTGGGAAGGAGCCTCTTACTTACTATGACATGAATTTGTCTGCTCAAGATCATCAAACCTTCTTCACATGTGACACGGATGTCCTTCGGCCTTCGGATACAG TTATGCAGAAAGCGTGGCGAGAGAGGAGCCCGCAAGCCCGGATTAAAGCAGCATATCAAGCTCTAGAGTTGAACAATGA TTGTGCTACTGCGTATGTCCTTCTGGCTGAGGAGGAAGCAACAACTATTGTGGATgctgagaaatatttcaagcaggctctgaaagcaggagaaatgaTTTACAGAAAATCTCAGAACTGCCATTCCCAGAGCCCCCAGCATGAAGCACAGCTGA GAAGAGACACCAATGTATTGGTGTATGTGAAAAGGAGACTAGCTATGTGTGCCAGGAAACTTGGAAGAATACGAGAAGCAGTAAAAATGATGAGAGAT CTGATGAAAGAGTTTCCACTTCTGAGTATGCTGAATATCCATGAAAACCTCCTGGAGGCTCTTCTGGAGTTACAGGCTTATGCAGACGTCCAGGCAGTTTTAGCCAAGTATGATG ataTCAGTCTTCCCAAATCAGCAGCAATATGTtacacagcagctctgctaaaAGCCAGAGCTGTTTCAGAAAG GTTCTCCCCAGAAACCGCCTCCAAGAGAGGGCTTAGTACAGCAGAAATTAATGCTGTGGAAGCAATTCACAGAGCTGTGGAATTTAACCCTCATGTTCCAAAG tatttACTAGAAATGAAAAGCCTagtgctgcctccagagcaCATTCTGAAGCGAGGGGACAGTGAGGCAGTAGCCTATGCTTTTTTTCACCTCCAGCACTGGAAGAGGATAGAAGGAGCCCTAAATCTGCTACACTGCACTTGGGAAGGCA catttCATGAAGTCTCCGTTTACCCCCAGAAGGAGCTTCCCTTTTTCATCCATTTCACAGCAGGCCTGTGTTCCTTTTCAGCCATGCTGGCCCTCCTTACCCACCAGTTCCCTGAGCTGATGGTCACTTTTGTGAAAGCT atgatTGTACTCATGATCCCATTCCTGATGTTTTCAGAGGGATTCAGAAAACCT
- the ST7L gene encoding suppressor of tumorigenicity 7 protein-like isoform X3: protein MAEGGGSGGSGRGPPCPGAASAFRRWEQLRRRAATPWARGLLAVAAGLGLLYAVLRVPVRLRDGLAAATMFLSTLTPKFYFALTVTSSFISGLIFVFEWWHFRKYGTSFIEQVSVSHLRPLIGGAENSPPAPAAFSAGENETSRQNMPECKVWRNPLNLFRGAEYSRYMWVTGKEPLTYYDMNLSAQDHQTFFTCDTDVLRPSDTVMQKAWRERSPQARIKAAYQALELNNDCATAYVLLAEEEATTIVDAEKYFKQALKAGEMIYRKSQNCHSQSPQHEAQLRRDTNVLVYVKRRLAMCARKLGRIREAVKMMRDLMKEFPLLSMLNIHENLLEALLELQAYADVQAVLAKYDDISLPKSAAICYTAALLKARAVSERFSPETASKRGLSTAEINAVEAIHRAVEFNPHVPKYLLEMKSLVLPPEHILKRGDSEAVAYAFFHLQHWKRIEGALNLLHCTWEGTFRMIPYPLEKGHLFYPYPSCTETADRELLPTMLALLTHQFPELMVTFVKAMIVLMIPFLMFSEGFRKPVLRVLWPVSAPSVLASS from the exons ATGGCGGAGGGTGGCGGTAGCGGTGGCAGCGGCCGGGGGCCGCCGTGCCCCGGGGCGGCCTCGGCGTTCCGGCGCTGGGAGCAGctgcggcggcgggcggcgacGCCCTGGGCCCGCGGGCTCCTGGCCGTGGCCGCCGGGCTCGGGCTCTTATACGCGGTGCTGCGGGTGCCGGTGCGACTCCGGGACGGCCTGGCCGCGG CGACCATGTTCTTAAGCACTTTGACTCCAAAATTCTACTTTGCCCTTACAGTGACTTCATCTTTTATATCTGGACTGATATTT GTGTTTGAGTGGTGGCACTTCCGGAAATACGGCACATCTTTCATTGAGCAGGTTTCTGTGAGCCATTTGAGGCCACTCATTGGGGGTGCAGAGAacagccccccagccccggcagcTTTCTCGGCGGGGGAGAATGAGACCAGCAGGCAGAACATGCCAG AGTGCAAAGTATGGCGAAATCCTCTCAATCTATTCAGAGGGGCAGAGTATAGCAG GTACATGTGGGTGACTGGGAAGGAGCCTCTTACTTACTATGACATGAATTTGTCTGCTCAAGATCATCAAACCTTCTTCACATGTGACACGGATGTCCTTCGGCCTTCGGATACAG TTATGCAGAAAGCGTGGCGAGAGAGGAGCCCGCAAGCCCGGATTAAAGCAGCATATCAAGCTCTAGAGTTGAACAATGA TTGTGCTACTGCGTATGTCCTTCTGGCTGAGGAGGAAGCAACAACTATTGTGGATgctgagaaatatttcaagcaggctctgaaagcaggagaaatgaTTTACAGAAAATCTCAGAACTGCCATTCCCAGAGCCCCCAGCATGAAGCACAGCTGA GAAGAGACACCAATGTATTGGTGTATGTGAAAAGGAGACTAGCTATGTGTGCCAGGAAACTTGGAAGAATACGAGAAGCAGTAAAAATGATGAGAGAT CTGATGAAAGAGTTTCCACTTCTGAGTATGCTGAATATCCATGAAAACCTCCTGGAGGCTCTTCTGGAGTTACAGGCTTATGCAGACGTCCAGGCAGTTTTAGCCAAGTATGATG ataTCAGTCTTCCCAAATCAGCAGCAATATGTtacacagcagctctgctaaaAGCCAGAGCTGTTTCAGAAAG GTTCTCCCCAGAAACCGCCTCCAAGAGAGGGCTTAGTACAGCAGAAATTAATGCTGTGGAAGCAATTCACAGAGCTGTGGAATTTAACCCTCATGTTCCAAAG tatttACTAGAAATGAAAAGCCTagtgctgcctccagagcaCATTCTGAAGCGAGGGGACAGTGAGGCAGTAGCCTATGCTTTTTTTCACCTCCAGCACTGGAAGAGGATAGAAGGAGCCCTAAATCTGCTACACTGCACTTGGGAAGGCA CATTTAGGATGATCCCATACCCGTTAGAGAAAGGCCATCTTTTCTATCCCTATCCGAGCTGTACCGAAACAGCAGACAGGGAGCTGTTGCCAA CCATGCTGGCCCTCCTTACCCACCAGTTCCCTGAGCTGATGGTCACTTTTGTGAAAGCT atgatTGTACTCATGATCCCATTCCTGATGTTTTCAGAGGGATTCAGAAAACCT
- the ST7L gene encoding suppressor of tumorigenicity 7 protein-like isoform X1 — MAEGGGSGGSGRGPPCPGAASAFRRWEQLRRRAATPWARGLLAVAAGLGLLYAVLRVPVRLRDGLAAATMFLSTLTPKFYFALTVTSSFISGLIFVFEWWHFRKYGTSFIEQVSVSHLRPLIGGAENSPPAPAAFSAGENETSRQNMPECKVWRNPLNLFRGAEYSRYMWVTGKEPLTYYDMNLSAQDHQTFFTCDTDVLRPSDTVMQKAWRERSPQARIKAAYQALELNNDCATAYVLLAEEEATTIVDAEKYFKQALKAGEMIYRKSQNCHSQSPQHEAQLRRDTNVLVYVKRRLAMCARKLGRIREAVKMMRDLMKEFPLLSMLNIHENLLEALLELQAYADVQAVLAKYDDISLPKSAAICYTAALLKARAVSERFSPETASKRGLSTAEINAVEAIHRAVEFNPHVPKYLLEMKSLVLPPEHILKRGDSEAVAYAFFHLQHWKRIEGALNLLHCTWEGTFRMIPYPLEKGHLFYPYPSCTETADRELLPTFHEVSVYPQKELPFFIHFTAGLCSFSAMLALLTHQFPELMVTFVKAMIVLMIPFLMFSEGFRKPVLRVLWPVSAPSVLASS, encoded by the exons ATGGCGGAGGGTGGCGGTAGCGGTGGCAGCGGCCGGGGGCCGCCGTGCCCCGGGGCGGCCTCGGCGTTCCGGCGCTGGGAGCAGctgcggcggcgggcggcgacGCCCTGGGCCCGCGGGCTCCTGGCCGTGGCCGCCGGGCTCGGGCTCTTATACGCGGTGCTGCGGGTGCCGGTGCGACTCCGGGACGGCCTGGCCGCGG CGACCATGTTCTTAAGCACTTTGACTCCAAAATTCTACTTTGCCCTTACAGTGACTTCATCTTTTATATCTGGACTGATATTT GTGTTTGAGTGGTGGCACTTCCGGAAATACGGCACATCTTTCATTGAGCAGGTTTCTGTGAGCCATTTGAGGCCACTCATTGGGGGTGCAGAGAacagccccccagccccggcagcTTTCTCGGCGGGGGAGAATGAGACCAGCAGGCAGAACATGCCAG AGTGCAAAGTATGGCGAAATCCTCTCAATCTATTCAGAGGGGCAGAGTATAGCAG GTACATGTGGGTGACTGGGAAGGAGCCTCTTACTTACTATGACATGAATTTGTCTGCTCAAGATCATCAAACCTTCTTCACATGTGACACGGATGTCCTTCGGCCTTCGGATACAG TTATGCAGAAAGCGTGGCGAGAGAGGAGCCCGCAAGCCCGGATTAAAGCAGCATATCAAGCTCTAGAGTTGAACAATGA TTGTGCTACTGCGTATGTCCTTCTGGCTGAGGAGGAAGCAACAACTATTGTGGATgctgagaaatatttcaagcaggctctgaaagcaggagaaatgaTTTACAGAAAATCTCAGAACTGCCATTCCCAGAGCCCCCAGCATGAAGCACAGCTGA GAAGAGACACCAATGTATTGGTGTATGTGAAAAGGAGACTAGCTATGTGTGCCAGGAAACTTGGAAGAATACGAGAAGCAGTAAAAATGATGAGAGAT CTGATGAAAGAGTTTCCACTTCTGAGTATGCTGAATATCCATGAAAACCTCCTGGAGGCTCTTCTGGAGTTACAGGCTTATGCAGACGTCCAGGCAGTTTTAGCCAAGTATGATG ataTCAGTCTTCCCAAATCAGCAGCAATATGTtacacagcagctctgctaaaAGCCAGAGCTGTTTCAGAAAG GTTCTCCCCAGAAACCGCCTCCAAGAGAGGGCTTAGTACAGCAGAAATTAATGCTGTGGAAGCAATTCACAGAGCTGTGGAATTTAACCCTCATGTTCCAAAG tatttACTAGAAATGAAAAGCCTagtgctgcctccagagcaCATTCTGAAGCGAGGGGACAGTGAGGCAGTAGCCTATGCTTTTTTTCACCTCCAGCACTGGAAGAGGATAGAAGGAGCCCTAAATCTGCTACACTGCACTTGGGAAGGCA CATTTAGGATGATCCCATACCCGTTAGAGAAAGGCCATCTTTTCTATCCCTATCCGAGCTGTACCGAAACAGCAGACAGGGAGCTGTTGCCAA catttCATGAAGTCTCCGTTTACCCCCAGAAGGAGCTTCCCTTTTTCATCCATTTCACAGCAGGCCTGTGTTCCTTTTCAGCCATGCTGGCCCTCCTTACCCACCAGTTCCCTGAGCTGATGGTCACTTTTGTGAAAGCT atgatTGTACTCATGATCCCATTCCTGATGTTTTCAGAGGGATTCAGAAAACCT
- the ST7L gene encoding suppressor of tumorigenicity 7 protein-like isoform X6 codes for MFLSTLTPKFYFALTVTSSFISGLIFVFEWWHFRKYGTSFIEQVSVSHLRPLIGGAENSPPAPAAFSAGENETSRQNMPECKVWRNPLNLFRGAEYSRYMWVTGKEPLTYYDMNLSAQDHQTFFTCDTDVLRPSDTVMQKAWRERSPQARIKAAYQALELNNDCATAYVLLAEEEATTIVDAEKYFKQALKAGEMIYRKSQNCHSQSPQHEAQLRRDTNVLVYVKRRLAMCARKLGRIREAVKMMRDLMKEFPLLSMLNIHENLLEALLELQAYADVQAVLAKYDDISLPKSAAICYTAALLKARAVSERFSPETASKRGLSTAEINAVEAIHRAVEFNPHVPKYLLEMKSLVLPPEHILKRGDSEAVAYAFFHLQHWKRIEGALNLLHCTWEGTFRMIPYPLEKGHLFYPYPSCTETADRELLPTFHEVSVYPQKELPFFIHFTAGLCSFSAMLALLTHQFPELMVTFVKAMIVLMIPFLMFSEGFRKPVLRVLWPVSAPSVLASS; via the exons ATGTTCTTAAGCACTTTGACTCCAAAATTCTACTTTGCCCTTACAGTGACTTCATCTTTTATATCTGGACTGATATTT GTGTTTGAGTGGTGGCACTTCCGGAAATACGGCACATCTTTCATTGAGCAGGTTTCTGTGAGCCATTTGAGGCCACTCATTGGGGGTGCAGAGAacagccccccagccccggcagcTTTCTCGGCGGGGGAGAATGAGACCAGCAGGCAGAACATGCCAG AGTGCAAAGTATGGCGAAATCCTCTCAATCTATTCAGAGGGGCAGAGTATAGCAG GTACATGTGGGTGACTGGGAAGGAGCCTCTTACTTACTATGACATGAATTTGTCTGCTCAAGATCATCAAACCTTCTTCACATGTGACACGGATGTCCTTCGGCCTTCGGATACAG TTATGCAGAAAGCGTGGCGAGAGAGGAGCCCGCAAGCCCGGATTAAAGCAGCATATCAAGCTCTAGAGTTGAACAATGA TTGTGCTACTGCGTATGTCCTTCTGGCTGAGGAGGAAGCAACAACTATTGTGGATgctgagaaatatttcaagcaggctctgaaagcaggagaaatgaTTTACAGAAAATCTCAGAACTGCCATTCCCAGAGCCCCCAGCATGAAGCACAGCTGA GAAGAGACACCAATGTATTGGTGTATGTGAAAAGGAGACTAGCTATGTGTGCCAGGAAACTTGGAAGAATACGAGAAGCAGTAAAAATGATGAGAGAT CTGATGAAAGAGTTTCCACTTCTGAGTATGCTGAATATCCATGAAAACCTCCTGGAGGCTCTTCTGGAGTTACAGGCTTATGCAGACGTCCAGGCAGTTTTAGCCAAGTATGATG ataTCAGTCTTCCCAAATCAGCAGCAATATGTtacacagcagctctgctaaaAGCCAGAGCTGTTTCAGAAAG GTTCTCCCCAGAAACCGCCTCCAAGAGAGGGCTTAGTACAGCAGAAATTAATGCTGTGGAAGCAATTCACAGAGCTGTGGAATTTAACCCTCATGTTCCAAAG tatttACTAGAAATGAAAAGCCTagtgctgcctccagagcaCATTCTGAAGCGAGGGGACAGTGAGGCAGTAGCCTATGCTTTTTTTCACCTCCAGCACTGGAAGAGGATAGAAGGAGCCCTAAATCTGCTACACTGCACTTGGGAAGGCA CATTTAGGATGATCCCATACCCGTTAGAGAAAGGCCATCTTTTCTATCCCTATCCGAGCTGTACCGAAACAGCAGACAGGGAGCTGTTGCCAA catttCATGAAGTCTCCGTTTACCCCCAGAAGGAGCTTCCCTTTTTCATCCATTTCACAGCAGGCCTGTGTTCCTTTTCAGCCATGCTGGCCCTCCTTACCCACCAGTTCCCTGAGCTGATGGTCACTTTTGTGAAAGCT atgatTGTACTCATGATCCCATTCCTGATGTTTTCAGAGGGATTCAGAAAACCT